From one Triticum urartu cultivar G1812 chromosome 3, Tu2.1, whole genome shotgun sequence genomic stretch:
- the LOC125545739 gene encoding uncharacterized protein LOC125545739 isoform X1 codes for MMMRSLAAGSDGSSPHPQGPAPGDAKRFSGVVPPAALVFLALVFVAGAIVTLHHKENLSILQVQPRELAANEDSFRPLPPASDLRVASDVAETPSVEQATPPVEQTTTPVEEEQATPPVDQATTPVEQTTPPVEEAPDICENQCRAPGSEALPRGIVQDKSNFEFESLGGNPGRKGVAAGRPAKSLLAIPVGIKQKAVVDKLVSKFPAANFAVMLFHYDGAVDGWSDLPWSRRAVHVAAVDQTKWWFGKRFLHPDLVADYDYIFLWDEDIEVDGFDPMRYLRIVRKEGLEISQPALDHRSQIHHRLTARSRRGGTVHRRFYKTAGGGRCYGNSTGPPCTGWVEMMVPVFSRAAWRCAWRMIQNDLVFAWGLDFKLGYCAQGNRSANVGIVDSEYVLHRGIPTLGDDGGGKGPAPKAKASSATSADRYAVRLRSYKELQIFNKRWKEAVAEDMCWTDPYPQPPTATPKG; via the exons TCGCCGGCGCCATCGTCACGCTCCATCACAAGGAG AACCTGTCGATACTGCAGGTGCAGCCACGAGAGCTGGCCGCTAACGAGGACTCGTTCAGGCCCCTGCCTCCGGCCAGCGATCTGCGCGTCGCGAGCGACGTGGCTGAGACGCCGTCAGTGGAACAGGCGACGCCCCCGGTGGAACAAACGACGACGCCGGTGGAAGAAGAACAGGCGACGCCGCCGGTGGACCAGGCGACGACGCCGGTGGAGCAAACGACGCCGCCGGTGGAAGAAGCCCCTGACATCTGCGAG AACCAGTGCAGGGCTCCGGGCAGCGAGGCGCTGCCGAGGGGCATCGTGCAGGACAAGTCCAACTTTGAGTTCGAGTCGCTGGGCGGCAACCCTGGGCGGAAGGGGGTCGCCGCCGGCCGGCCGGCGAAGAGCCTCCTGGCGATCCCCGTAGGCATCAAGCAGAAGGCCGTCGTCGACAAGCTCGTCTCCAAG TTCCCGGCGGCGAACTTCGCGGTGATGCTGTTCCACTACGACGGCGCGGTGGACGGGTGGAGCGACCTGCCGTGGTCGCGCCGCGCGGTGCACGTGGCGGCGGTGGACCAGACCAAGTGGTGGTTCGGCAAGCGGTTCCTGCACCCGGACCTCGTCGCCGACTACGACTACATCTTCCTCTGGGACGAGGACATCGAGGTGGACGGCTTCGACCCCATGAGGTACCTCAGGATCGTCAGGAAGGAGGGGCTGGAGATCTCGCAGCCGGCGCTGGACCACCGGTCGCAGATCCACCACCGGCTCACGGCCCGCTCGCGCCGCGGCGGGACGGTGCACCGGCGGTTCTACAAGACGGCCGGGGGCGGGAGGTGCTACGGCAACAGCACGGGGCCGCCGTGCACGGGGTGGGTGGAGATGATGGTGCCGGTGTTCTCGCGCGCGGCGTGGCGGTGCGCGTGGCGGATGATCCAGAACGACCTCGTCTTCGCCTGGGGGCTCGACTTCAAGCTCGGGTACTGCGCACAGGGCAACCGGAGCGCGAACGTCGGCATCGTCGACAGCGAGTACGTCCTCCACCGCGGCATCCCCACGctcggcgatgacggcggcggCAAGGGGCCGGCGCCGAAGGCGAAGGCGTCGTCGGCGACGTCGGCGGACAGGTACGCAGTGCGGCTGCGATCGTATAAGGAGCTGCAGATATTCAACAAGAGGTGGAAGGAGGCGGTGGCGGAGGACATGTGCTGGACGGACCCCTACCCGCAGCCGCCGACGGCGACGCCCAAGGGATGA
- the LOC125545739 gene encoding uncharacterized protein LOC125545739 isoform X2, with protein sequence MGPAPGDAKRFSGVVPPAALVFLALVFVAGAIVTLHHKENLSILQVQPRELAANEDSFRPLPPASDLRVASDVAETPSVEQATPPVEQTTTPVEEEQATPPVDQATTPVEQTTPPVEEAPDICENQCRAPGSEALPRGIVQDKSNFEFESLGGNPGRKGVAAGRPAKSLLAIPVGIKQKAVVDKLVSKFPAANFAVMLFHYDGAVDGWSDLPWSRRAVHVAAVDQTKWWFGKRFLHPDLVADYDYIFLWDEDIEVDGFDPMRYLRIVRKEGLEISQPALDHRSQIHHRLTARSRRGGTVHRRFYKTAGGGRCYGNSTGPPCTGWVEMMVPVFSRAAWRCAWRMIQNDLVFAWGLDFKLGYCAQGNRSANVGIVDSEYVLHRGIPTLGDDGGGKGPAPKAKASSATSADRYAVRLRSYKELQIFNKRWKEAVAEDMCWTDPYPQPPTATPKG encoded by the exons TCGCCGGCGCCATCGTCACGCTCCATCACAAGGAG AACCTGTCGATACTGCAGGTGCAGCCACGAGAGCTGGCCGCTAACGAGGACTCGTTCAGGCCCCTGCCTCCGGCCAGCGATCTGCGCGTCGCGAGCGACGTGGCTGAGACGCCGTCAGTGGAACAGGCGACGCCCCCGGTGGAACAAACGACGACGCCGGTGGAAGAAGAACAGGCGACGCCGCCGGTGGACCAGGCGACGACGCCGGTGGAGCAAACGACGCCGCCGGTGGAAGAAGCCCCTGACATCTGCGAG AACCAGTGCAGGGCTCCGGGCAGCGAGGCGCTGCCGAGGGGCATCGTGCAGGACAAGTCCAACTTTGAGTTCGAGTCGCTGGGCGGCAACCCTGGGCGGAAGGGGGTCGCCGCCGGCCGGCCGGCGAAGAGCCTCCTGGCGATCCCCGTAGGCATCAAGCAGAAGGCCGTCGTCGACAAGCTCGTCTCCAAG TTCCCGGCGGCGAACTTCGCGGTGATGCTGTTCCACTACGACGGCGCGGTGGACGGGTGGAGCGACCTGCCGTGGTCGCGCCGCGCGGTGCACGTGGCGGCGGTGGACCAGACCAAGTGGTGGTTCGGCAAGCGGTTCCTGCACCCGGACCTCGTCGCCGACTACGACTACATCTTCCTCTGGGACGAGGACATCGAGGTGGACGGCTTCGACCCCATGAGGTACCTCAGGATCGTCAGGAAGGAGGGGCTGGAGATCTCGCAGCCGGCGCTGGACCACCGGTCGCAGATCCACCACCGGCTCACGGCCCGCTCGCGCCGCGGCGGGACGGTGCACCGGCGGTTCTACAAGACGGCCGGGGGCGGGAGGTGCTACGGCAACAGCACGGGGCCGCCGTGCACGGGGTGGGTGGAGATGATGGTGCCGGTGTTCTCGCGCGCGGCGTGGCGGTGCGCGTGGCGGATGATCCAGAACGACCTCGTCTTCGCCTGGGGGCTCGACTTCAAGCTCGGGTACTGCGCACAGGGCAACCGGAGCGCGAACGTCGGCATCGTCGACAGCGAGTACGTCCTCCACCGCGGCATCCCCACGctcggcgatgacggcggcggCAAGGGGCCGGCGCCGAAGGCGAAGGCGTCGTCGGCGACGTCGGCGGACAGGTACGCAGTGCGGCTGCGATCGTATAAGGAGCTGCAGATATTCAACAAGAGGTGGAAGGAGGCGGTGGCGGAGGACATGTGCTGGACGGACCCCTACCCGCAGCCGCCGACGGCGACGCCCAAGGGATGA